The following are from one region of the Prevotella communis genome:
- a CDS encoding OmpP1/FadL family transporter yields the protein MKTKVILAGIMLAAAATTAQAGGILTNTNQSIDFLRNPARDAAIGLDGVYSNPAGVAFLPEGFHLGFNWQYAHQTRTITSTNPVLALGKKNGGSDSKIFEGVADAPFLPSLQAAWNKNNWSLQFNFSLPGGGGACEYADGLGSFESTVGAIANQLKPLGASGYDMDGYMQGRQYYFGFQLGSAYKVNENLAVYGGLRVLYGTATYKAKISNIMVNTAGGYVDFGSFLQGAETKVDASLTQVVAGMAQYEAAQATAAPQYAALVAQKAQLEGTKASLGALQKYSQGVNLLCNQWSVGVAPIVGVDYKMGKFNFAAKYEFKTEIHMKNESTVNQASEIAAVNKFRDGEEIREDQPAQLALGVMWSPMDEVRLNAGWHHYFDKSTTWYNNSQDLLDHDTNEYLLGAEWDVNDRVMISLGGQLTRYGLTDAYMNDMSFVVNSYSIGFGTSYRATDNVTLKAGYFQTNYTNYDRVSQQNPLIKDSFTRTNSVLGLGVEVTL from the coding sequence ATGAAAACAAAAGTAATTCTGGCTGGCATCATGCTGGCTGCAGCCGCCACAACAGCACAGGCTGGTGGTATCTTAACCAACACAAACCAGAGTATTGACTTCTTGCGCAATCCTGCACGTGATGCAGCTATTGGCCTCGATGGTGTTTATAGTAACCCCGCAGGTGTGGCTTTCCTTCCTGAAGGTTTCCATTTGGGTTTCAACTGGCAATATGCTCACCAGACGCGTACCATCACTTCTACCAATCCTGTGCTGGCTTTGGGCAAGAAGAATGGCGGTTCTGATTCTAAGATTTTTGAAGGCGTGGCCGATGCACCATTTCTGCCTTCTTTGCAAGCTGCATGGAATAAGAATAACTGGAGTTTGCAGTTCAATTTCTCACTACCTGGCGGCGGTGGTGCTTGTGAATATGCTGACGGTCTGGGTTCTTTCGAGAGCACGGTAGGTGCCATTGCTAATCAGCTGAAACCGCTTGGTGCTTCTGGCTACGATATGGATGGCTATATGCAGGGACGCCAGTATTATTTTGGTTTTCAGTTGGGTTCTGCCTATAAGGTGAACGAGAATCTAGCTGTATATGGTGGTCTGCGTGTTCTCTACGGCACAGCTACCTACAAGGCTAAAATCAGCAATATCATGGTGAATACGGCTGGAGGCTATGTTGACTTCGGTAGTTTCCTGCAAGGCGCAGAGACAAAGGTAGATGCTAGCCTGACGCAGGTAGTTGCTGGCATGGCTCAGTACGAGGCAGCTCAGGCTACTGCTGCACCTCAGTATGCTGCACTCGTTGCCCAGAAGGCTCAACTTGAAGGTACAAAGGCCAGTCTTGGTGCTTTGCAGAAGTATTCTCAGGGTGTGAACCTGTTGTGTAATCAGTGGAGTGTGGGTGTTGCACCTATCGTTGGTGTCGACTACAAGATGGGTAAGTTCAACTTTGCCGCTAAGTATGAGTTCAAAACCGAGATTCACATGAAGAACGAGTCAACGGTGAACCAGGCAAGCGAGATTGCTGCCGTGAATAAGTTCCGCGATGGTGAGGAAATTCGCGAGGATCAGCCTGCGCAGTTGGCGCTGGGTGTCATGTGGAGCCCCATGGATGAGGTTCGTTTGAATGCTGGTTGGCACCACTATTTCGATAAGAGCACCACATGGTATAACAACTCGCAGGACTTGCTGGATCACGATACAAACGAGTATCTGTTGGGTGCTGAGTGGGATGTCAACGACCGCGTCATGATTTCTTTGGGAGGACAGCTGACCCGCTACGGACTTACTGATGCTTATATGAATGATATGTCGTTTGTGGTCAACAGCTACAGCATTGGTTTTGGAACGAGCTACAGGGCTACGGACAACGTGACGCTGAAGGCTGGTTACTTCCAGACAAACTATACCAATTATGACCGCGTAAGTCAGCAGAATCCGCTGATTAAGGATAGCTTTACCCGTACCAACAGCGTACTTGGTTTGGGTGTCGAGGTGACGCTGTGA